The DNA window TGGGCATTTCCGCTGAGCAGTTGCCGAAAATCTTTCAGGTGTTCGTTTCCGACAAAGGGACCCGCGGCACCGGCCTGGGGCTGCCCGTAAGTCAGAAAATTATCAAAGAACATGGCGGCCGCATTGCTGTCGATAGTGAAGTCGGCCGTGGCAGCCGTTTTGTTTTGGAGTTCCCAACTACCGTGAGCGAAGTGGCCCGCGACTCAGGAATCGCAGCAAAAGAAACTCACGTCGGCGGCACGGTAGACGACGTCACCCAGGCCGGATGATCCGGCGCCGCCTGCTTTCGCATTCGTGCCACGTGCGCCAGCACCCAAGCGAACATTGTCTTGGCAGTCACACGGGTCAAAGCGGCTTTACAAACGGATTGGTCTGCTTTTCTTTGCCGATGGTAGTGACCGGACCGTGGCCGGAAAGAACCAGCGTATTGTCGGGGAGTGTGAACAGCTTTTCACGAATACCCAGCGTCAACTGCTCGTAATCGCCGTCGGGAAAATCCGTCCGGCCAATCGAGCCGGCAAATAGCACGTCGCCACCGAACACGATCCGCGGGTCATTGGAAGTCCAAATGTAAACCACGTGACCGGAAGAATGGCCCGGAATTTCACAAACTTCCAATTGGAAACCAGCGTAATCGATCACGTCGCCGTTGTTGACCAGTCGATCTGCCGCAGGGCTGACAACCGGTTCGCCATACTTTGCGGACAGATTTATTTTCGGATCGGTAAGTTTATCCGCCTCGTGAACGCCAATCACGATGGGGCAATCGGGCCAGCGACGTTTCATGGCCGCGTTCCCCCCGATATGGTCGCTGTGGCCGTGCGTGATGAGCATGGCGCAGGGCGTCAATTCGTATTGCTCAATCGCCTCGATAATTCGCTTGGGCTCTAACCCCGGGTCAATCACCAGGCAATCGTGACGGCCATCCATCCAAGCGATGTAGGTGTTTTGCCCGAACTTGCGGGATACAATCGTCAAAATACGCGGCTCAATGGCGGTCATTGCGGAAAAGTTTAACGGATAAGCGGACCGCAGCAATAGATCGGAGTGGAAAATATCATCGCGAATTTAAACCCACCGCGCCGGCATCAGGGTTGTTTGCCGCATTTCTTTTGCGATTTTGAATGGATGACCGCCACCCAAATTGTAGTCCGGGGTGAAACGGAAGAGCTGATTTTTCCGGTACAGGTGAAGTTCCGGGCTGGGCAACGTGGCCGGTGTTTACGACCGATATGTAATTCTTGCCAGCAATCGTGGCGATGTACAGCATGTGCGAAGCGGCGCTGCGCGTTTTTACCGTTTTATGCAAACCGCCTAAGCAACCTTCCATCTAAGGACTTACGTCCAGCGGATAAGCGGCTGAAAGCGGCCTCGACCTGCTCCTGCCCGTCGGTATAAAACTTGCTCGCCAATTTGACCCCTTGGAACAACGCGGTCATAGCCCCATCGCAATCGCGGCACCATTACGCGGCCTTTCATTGTAATTGCGGCAAACACAAACCAACCAAAATGTGACCTCAGGTCGAACCAGCGGCTACCCACGGTAGGAAACACAAACCGCCGCACCGCGGCAAATTCAACGGAGTGAATATATGCCATCTCTGAATGTGCGCTCTGCGGCCCGGAAATCCTCTTGCGGCACGCCCGTCCAGTTGAAGCGTTTGACGGTGGCCCTGTTGAGCTCGGCCTTGGTGCTCATCGTCCTGTCGCCGGCGGTGACAACTCGTGCCCAAGTGCAAGTCGCCGAAACCAACAGCATGACACCTCAAACGATTCCGCAAGCAGCGCCAAACCAGGCGCCCGCACAAGAACATCCGTTAGAGCCCGCTTTGAGGATGGCTTA is part of the Pirellulales bacterium genome and encodes:
- a CDS encoding MBL fold metallo-hydrolase translates to MTAIEPRILTIVSRKFGQNTYIAWMDGRHDCLVIDPGLEPKRIIEAIEQYELTPCAMLITHGHSDHIGGNAAMKRRWPDCPIVIGVHEADKLTDPKINLSAKYGEPVVSPAADRLVNNGDVIDYAGFQLEVCEIPGHSSGHVVYIWTSNDPRIVFGGDVLFAGSIGRTDFPDGDYEQLTLGIREKLFTLPDNTLVLSGHGPVTTIGKEKQTNPFVKPL